In a single window of the Desulfobacterales bacterium genome:
- the dnaN gene encoding DNA polymerase III subunit beta — MKFTINKRDVLDVLSKVQGLTGRKTNLAITANVLIQTRDSGILISATDLETGFEGFFAATIETEGVIAINARKFYEIVRDFPNSDIMIHEKENRWIEIKNNTVEYHIVGMSSDDFPDIPVFDDVEFFDIESAVLKKMFEKTLLSTVADDSRAHVIGVYMERITKEGAGVFRIVSTDGNRLTLVDHVLEADIRMPDGPGVIVPKKGVQEVHKFLDSEGTVRIGFKHNHFILKKESEIISIRLLEGDFPEYSAIVVKRDGNVISINRQMFLMMLKRMSILASDTYKGVIFNFRENSLEITSINPELGESKEDMAIEFSGEPIEVAFNPKYFIDTLNVIDSENVIVTIIDAEKPCVIEEEKNNHYLSIIMPMRI, encoded by the coding sequence ATGAAGTTTACCATCAATAAACGTGATGTACTCGATGTGTTGTCAAAGGTTCAGGGATTAACCGGTCGCAAAACCAATCTGGCCATTACGGCGAATGTTTTGATTCAAACCAGGGATTCGGGTATTTTGATTTCCGCGACAGATCTTGAAACCGGCTTCGAAGGTTTTTTTGCCGCCACCATCGAGACCGAAGGAGTCATTGCCATCAATGCCAGGAAATTTTATGAAATTGTCAGAGATTTTCCCAACAGCGATATTATGATCCATGAAAAGGAAAACAGATGGATCGAAATCAAAAATAATACGGTTGAATATCACATTGTGGGAATGAGTTCAGATGATTTTCCCGATATTCCGGTATTTGATGATGTCGAATTTTTCGATATCGAATCGGCTGTTCTGAAAAAAATGTTTGAAAAAACATTGCTGTCCACCGTTGCTGACGATTCAAGGGCCCATGTGATCGGTGTCTATATGGAAAGAATTACCAAAGAGGGTGCCGGGGTGTTCAGAATCGTATCTACCGATGGAAACCGACTTACCCTTGTGGATCATGTGCTTGAAGCGGACATTCGGATGCCGGATGGGCCGGGGGTTATCGTCCCTAAAAAGGGGGTTCAGGAAGTTCATAAATTTTTAGATTCAGAAGGAACTGTCCGGATCGGATTCAAACACAATCATTTTATATTAAAGAAAGAATCTGAAATCATCAGTATCCGGCTCCTGGAAGGAGATTTTCCGGAATATTCCGCGATTGTCGTTAAAAGGGATGGAAATGTTATATCCATCAACCGGCAGATGTTTTTAATGATGCTCAAACGGATGTCTATTCTGGCATCTGACACCTATAAAGGGGTGATATTTAATTTCAGGGAAAATAGCCTCGAGATTACTTCAATCAATCCGGAGCTTGGCGAGTCCAAGGAGGATATGGCTATCGAGTTCAGCGGAGAGCCGATTGAGGTTGCGTTTAATCCAAAATATTTTATTGATACATTGAATGTGATTGACAGCGAAAACGTGATAGTTACGATTATCGATGCGGAAAAACCCTGTGTCATTGAGGAAGAAAAAAATAATCATTACTTAAGTATAATTATGCCGATGAGAATATGA
- the rdgC gene encoding recombination-associated protein RdgC, with translation MGLLSSTVSLTRYKVEGNLKQPVLDTIADGLKKYVIRDIDDDVPDRAVGWTSFENSFHPDFEGSSFSIGELLVFSLRIDKKSIPAKVIQKHFKIASAKRLADSGREYLSQNEKKMLKEEVINRLNLRIPSTPNIYDLMWDYENAVVWFFSTQKAANEELETLFSKSFGVRLIRLFPYTCAELTAGLSDSQNDCLEKLSPTLFME, from the coding sequence ATGGGTCTTTTGTCCTCTACGGTATCTCTGACACGCTATAAGGTCGAAGGGAACCTCAAACAACCTGTTCTTGACACAATTGCCGATGGGTTGAAAAAATATGTCATTCGAGATATTGATGATGATGTTCCAGACCGAGCGGTTGGCTGGACATCATTTGAAAATTCGTTTCACCCGGATTTTGAAGGATCTTCTTTTAGTATCGGAGAGCTGCTGGTATTCTCACTGCGAATCGATAAAAAATCGATACCGGCCAAGGTGATTCAAAAACATTTCAAAATTGCATCGGCAAAACGTCTGGCTGACAGTGGAAGAGAGTACCTTTCCCAAAATGAAAAAAAAATGCTCAAGGAAGAGGTGATTAACCGCCTCAATCTTCGCATTCCGTCCACACCGAATATCTATGATCTGATGTGGGATTATGAAAACGCTGTGGTATGGTTTTTTTCGACCCAGAAAGCGGCTAACGAAGAGCTGGAAACCCTGTTTTCAAAATCCTTCGGTGTGAGACTGATTCGACTGTTTCCATACACCTGCGCAGAGTTGACCGCCGGTTTATCCGACAGCCAGAATGATTGTCTCGAAAAACTGTCTCCAACGTTATTTATGGAGTAA
- a CDS encoding UvrD-helicase domain-containing protein: MKFIADLHVHSHFSRATAKNLDLEHINMYSQLKGIQVVGTGDFTHPGWFAEIKEKLVPAEEGLFRLKDDIQQACDDNVPLSCRQPVRYLLTCEISNIYKKNGKTRKNHNLVFMPDLDTAADFRSRLERIGNIRSDGRPILGLDARNLLEVVLDTSERAFLVPAHIWTPWFSMLGSRSGFDSVKECFEDLTPHIFAVETGLSSNPSMNWRVSDLDGLTLISNSDAHSPAKLGREANWFDTQLSYSAIRNAMETGDPAQFLGTFEFYPEQGKYHLDGHRNCDIRCRPDDSIRYKGICPVCGKPLTLGVLYRVEALADRPEGGRPEKTHPFYSLIPLTDILAEIFKVGPDTKTVQSRYQTAVNELGPEFDILHCLPVQEIERIGIPLLAEAINRVRQQQVSILPGYDGEYGTINIFDIDERERLKGQKSLFTVPVPDNRSDGFRKMRLISKSSDVKVSPHQKRMNTIHSEPVQQSLSVPDRLNLTICGLNDRQKEAVFHHEGPIMIVAGPGTGKTRTITHKMAYLVVERQVSPEQILAVTFTSKAAREMKDRIRLLLAPSKVLPWAGTFHSLCLKILISLEDKTSGSTGFFILDEADRRYMIREAVRQLTGAGIEPTLSPSALLDRIVTAKQQIISPEENLDTVVGNLQINEFRAVYTRYQHLLAVEKCMDYEDLIFNVVRILETDPAFCEVCRQRYPYIFVDEYQDLNHAQYRMIKALAPGKADICVIGDPDQSIYGFRGSDTGYFARFIDDYPSAKVVRLTQNYRSSETILQASHQIIFCQHQEDSSRIYSNIDGVKTISILEQGSETAEAVAIGKQIEQLVGGIGFHSMDFDHVDPSNDMRSYSFSDIAVLFRTGVQANVFSDIFDAAGIPFQRVSRDSVWGSEPVCRLISLLKLTDGLGSYADFERVLAAIGHQSGKKTLDSFKTWGYQNDFGIQDAMIHAVRLPIAGMSLFQQKKIYHNVTLLLELSDQVKNLTVDQKLMYFIKHTHGGELSSGTIRIQETIDDLIRQAASFGTDSREFLSMIALQTDTDTWNHQVEKVSLMTMHAAKGLEFPVVFISGCEKDLIPLSRPDQASTDPDEERRLFYVAMTRAKERLYLTYSRKRMVYGKCRIREPSPFIPEIEIRLRTHETGRIKSDRHDKDGGQVQLKLF; the protein is encoded by the coding sequence ATGAAATTTATTGCGGACTTACATGTTCACTCCCACTTTTCGAGAGCAACGGCCAAAAATCTGGACCTGGAACATATCAATATGTATTCCCAGCTGAAAGGAATTCAGGTGGTCGGAACCGGGGATTTCACCCATCCCGGCTGGTTTGCCGAAATTAAAGAAAAACTGGTTCCTGCAGAAGAAGGTCTTTTCCGACTCAAAGATGATATTCAGCAGGCCTGTGATGATAACGTTCCATTATCCTGCCGTCAGCCGGTCCGATATCTGCTGACATGCGAGATCAGCAATATTTATAAGAAAAACGGCAAAACCCGGAAAAACCACAATCTGGTCTTTATGCCCGATCTGGATACGGCAGCAGATTTCAGATCCCGACTGGAGCGGATTGGAAATATCCGATCTGACGGACGACCGATTTTAGGACTGGATGCGAGAAATCTTCTTGAAGTGGTGCTCGACACCTCTGAGCGGGCCTTTCTGGTACCGGCACATATCTGGACGCCCTGGTTTTCGATGTTGGGGTCCAGATCCGGGTTTGATTCGGTCAAAGAGTGTTTTGAAGATCTCACGCCCCATATATTTGCGGTGGAAACCGGTCTGTCTTCAAATCCGTCCATGAATTGGAGGGTGTCAGATCTTGACGGGCTGACGTTGATCTCCAATTCGGATGCTCATTCGCCGGCCAAGCTGGGCCGGGAGGCCAACTGGTTTGATACCCAGCTGTCCTATTCGGCTATCCGGAACGCTATGGAAACCGGGGATCCTGCACAGTTTCTCGGCACCTTTGAATTTTATCCGGAACAGGGGAAGTATCATCTGGATGGACATCGAAATTGTGATATCCGGTGCAGGCCGGATGATTCCATCCGGTATAAAGGAATCTGTCCGGTATGCGGAAAGCCCCTGACTCTCGGGGTGCTGTACCGGGTGGAGGCCCTGGCCGATCGGCCGGAAGGCGGAAGGCCGGAAAAGACACATCCGTTTTACAGTCTGATTCCCTTAACGGACATACTGGCTGAAATTTTCAAGGTCGGACCCGATACCAAGACGGTTCAGAGCCGGTATCAGACAGCGGTAAATGAACTGGGACCTGAATTTGATATTCTTCATTGCCTGCCCGTACAGGAAATTGAACGGATCGGCATTCCCCTGCTGGCAGAGGCCATTAACCGGGTACGTCAACAGCAGGTGAGTATTCTTCCCGGATATGATGGTGAATATGGTACGATTAATATATTTGATATAGATGAGCGAGAGCGACTGAAAGGCCAAAAATCCCTGTTTACGGTTCCGGTGCCTGATAACCGAAGCGACGGGTTCCGTAAAATGCGTTTGATTTCCAAATCTTCCGATGTAAAAGTTTCACCTCATCAGAAAAGGATGAATACGATCCATTCTGAGCCGGTCCAACAGTCTCTGTCCGTACCGGATCGGTTAAATTTAACGATCTGCGGGTTAAATGACCGGCAGAAGGAAGCGGTCTTTCACCATGAAGGACCGATCATGATTGTGGCCGGACCGGGCACTGGAAAAACCCGCACCATTACCCATAAAATGGCCTATCTCGTCGTGGAAAGGCAGGTTTCGCCCGAGCAGATACTGGCCGTTACCTTTACCAGTAAGGCCGCCCGGGAAATGAAAGACCGTATTCGGCTCCTGCTGGCACCTTCCAAGGTACTGCCATGGGCCGGAACGTTTCATTCCCTGTGCTTGAAGATATTGATTTCTCTGGAAGACAAAACATCCGGCAGCACCGGTTTTTTTATTCTGGATGAAGCGGATCGCCGATATATGATCCGTGAAGCAGTTCGTCAGCTCACAGGCGCCGGCATTGAACCGACCCTTTCGCCCAGTGCGCTGCTTGACAGGATTGTAACGGCCAAACAGCAGATCATCAGCCCTGAGGAAAATCTGGATACGGTTGTCGGAAATTTGCAGATCAATGAATTCAGAGCGGTATACACCAGATATCAACATCTTTTAGCTGTTGAAAAATGCATGGATTATGAAGATTTGATTTTTAATGTGGTCCGTATACTCGAAACCGATCCGGCGTTTTGTGAGGTTTGCAGACAACGGTATCCGTATATTTTTGTCGATGAATATCAGGATCTGAATCATGCTCAGTACCGGATGATCAAAGCCCTTGCGCCCGGAAAGGCCGATATTTGCGTGATCGGCGATCCGGATCAGTCCATTTATGGATTCAGAGGATCGGATACCGGTTATTTTGCGCGTTTTATCGATGATTACCCTTCGGCCAAAGTGGTCCGGCTGACGCAAAATTATCGGTCTTCCGAAACGATTTTACAGGCATCTCATCAGATTATTTTTTGTCAGCATCAAGAAGACAGTTCCCGGATTTATTCAAATATCGACGGGGTCAAAACCATATCGATTCTTGAACAGGGAAGTGAAACGGCCGAAGCGGTGGCCATCGGTAAGCAGATAGAACAACTGGTTGGCGGAATCGGGTTCCATTCGATGGATTTTGACCATGTGGACCCGTCAAACGATATGCGGTCGTATAGTTTTTCAGATATTGCGGTATTATTCCGGACAGGGGTGCAGGCGAACGTATTTTCCGATATATTTGATGCCGCCGGTATTCCGTTTCAACGGGTCAGCCGGGACAGCGTGTGGGGATCAGAGCCGGTATGCCGGCTGATATCCTTGCTGAAACTGACAGATGGCCTGGGATCATATGCGGATTTTGAACGGGTGCTGGCGGCAATTGGACATCAGTCCGGGAAAAAGACATTGGACTCGTTCAAAACATGGGGGTATCAAAATGATTTCGGGATTCAGGATGCCATGATCCATGCCGTCCGGTTGCCCATTGCCGGTATGAGTCTGTTCCAGCAGAAAAAAATATATCACAATGTGACCCTGTTACTCGAACTCAGTGATCAGGTGAAAAATCTTACCGTTGATCAGAAACTGATGTATTTTATTAAACATACCCATGGCGGTGAGCTGAGCAGCGGCACCATCCGCATTCAGGAAACAATAGATGATCTGATCAGGCAGGCGGCGTCGTTCGGAACAGACAGCCGGGAATTTCTTTCGATGATTGCACTGCAGACCGATACGGATACCTGGAATCATCAGGTGGAAAAAGTGTCGCTGATGACCATGCATGCCGCCAAGGGGCTGGAGTTTCCCGTGGTATTTATCTCCGGATGTGAAAAAGACCTGATTCCTTTGAGCCGGCCGGATCAGGCCTCGACGGATCCGGATGAAGAAAGAAGGCTGTTTTATGTGGCCATGACCCGGGCAAAAGAAAGGCTGTATCTGACATATTCCAGAAAGCGCATGGTATATGGTAAATGCCGGATCAGAGAACCGTCTCCGTTTATTCCGGAAATCGAAATCCGTTTGAGGACCCATGAGACGGGCAGGATAAAATCTGACCGGCACGATAAGGACGGCGGGCAGGTGCAGCTGAAATTATTTTAA
- a CDS encoding lytic transglycosylase domain-containing protein, with product MSFPASGYPDIYRYINKEGVMCFTNVPTSSQYSVYIREEPLNSDRFPRDQYDHIIVRASDTFGVPFSMIKAMIKVESDFNPKAVSLAGAMGLMQIMPENFTVLNLEDPFDPYENIMAGSRFFKNLLQRYNDNFQLAIAAYNAGPGKVDQYNCIPPIKETREYVSKVMKFYYVYNRQDADK from the coding sequence ATGAGCTTTCCAGCGTCCGGCTATCCGGATATATACCGGTATATCAATAAAGAAGGGGTGATGTGTTTTACCAATGTTCCAACCTCGTCACAATACAGTGTTTATATCCGGGAAGAACCGTTGAATTCGGATCGATTTCCCAGGGATCAATATGATCACATCATCGTCCGGGCCTCTGATACCTTCGGGGTCCCTTTTTCCATGATAAAGGCGATGATAAAGGTGGAATCCGATTTTAACCCAAAAGCCGTGTCCCTGGCAGGAGCGATGGGGTTGATGCAGATTATGCCGGAAAATTTTACGGTATTGAATCTTGAGGATCCGTTTGACCCTTATGAAAATATCATGGCGGGATCACGATTTTTCAAAAACCTTCTTCAGCGGTATAATGATAATTTCCAACTGGCCATTGCAGCATATAATGCGGGGCCGGGAAAGGTTGACCAGTATAACTGTATTCCACCGATAAAGGAAACCCGGGAGTATGTCTCAAAGGTGATGAAATTTTATTACGTGTATAACCGGCAGGATGCGGATAAATAA
- a CDS encoding UTP--glucose-1-phosphate uridylyltransferase yields MNHLPSFIKKMDIEGLPKVAIDTFAYYYKKLVSGSTGLVYDKDIRPVDPDEIETSGHLKPYADYGNQMLGHAVMLVLNGGLGTSMGLTRAKSLLKIKNGYSFLEIITKQAEADHVKLAFMNSFSTHDDTMAALKAIHPEEFPLLFMQHKFPKILQDNLSPALCPKNPSLEWNPPGHGDIYTAMVTSGILDFLLSQGITYAFISNSDNLGATMDTSLLGYFAEKQLPFMMEVAERTPADAKGGHLARHRNGRLLLRESAQCPDEEIEAFKNICRYRFFNTNNIWINLQFLKQLTQTRQTIELPMIVNPKTIDPRDMNSPKVFQIETAMGSAISLFEGSIAVKVPRSRFFPVKKCDDLLTVRSDCFQLTENFQLIMNPDRLFDLPKLSLDPRYYGKIDDLNARFQFSTPSLIECESLSIKGDVFFEDQVSIKGRVRIKNTKNTAGVVKEGTIIDHDMIF; encoded by the coding sequence ATGAACCATCTTCCGTCATTCATCAAAAAAATGGATATCGAAGGGCTCCCAAAAGTAGCGATCGATACGTTTGCATATTATTATAAAAAATTGGTATCCGGATCCACAGGTCTTGTGTATGACAAAGATATAAGGCCTGTGGATCCGGACGAAATAGAGACTTCCGGACATCTCAAGCCGTATGCCGATTACGGAAATCAAATGCTGGGGCATGCCGTGATGCTGGTGTTAAATGGCGGCCTTGGAACCAGTATGGGCCTGACTCGGGCCAAATCCCTTCTCAAAATAAAAAACGGATATTCATTCCTTGAAATCATCACAAAACAGGCAGAGGCCGATCATGTAAAACTGGCATTTATGAACAGCTTCAGTACCCATGACGATACGATGGCCGCTCTGAAGGCCATCCACCCTGAAGAATTTCCGCTTTTATTCATGCAGCATAAATTTCCGAAAATACTGCAGGACAACCTGTCACCCGCCCTTTGTCCGAAAAATCCGTCACTTGAATGGAATCCACCCGGGCACGGGGATATCTATACAGCCATGGTTACGTCGGGCATATTGGATTTTCTCCTGAGCCAGGGCATTACCTATGCCTTTATTTCCAATTCGGACAACCTGGGAGCGACCATGGATACATCGCTTCTGGGATATTTTGCCGAAAAGCAACTACCGTTCATGATGGAGGTTGCCGAAAGAACGCCGGCGGACGCCAAAGGAGGACATCTGGCCCGACACAGAAACGGACGTCTGCTTCTCAGAGAATCGGCCCAGTGTCCTGACGAAGAAATCGAAGCCTTTAAAAATATTTGCCGGTACCGATTCTTCAATACGAATAACATCTGGATCAATCTGCAATTTTTAAAGCAGCTGACTCAAACCCGTCAAACCATAGAGCTTCCCATGATTGTCAATCCGAAAACGATCGATCCCAGGGATATGAACAGTCCGAAGGTATTTCAGATTGAAACGGCAATGGGATCGGCCATATCTTTATTTGAAGGGTCAATAGCGGTAAAAGTGCCGCGTTCCCGTTTTTTTCCGGTGAAAAAATGCGACGATCTGCTCACCGTCCGGTCAGACTGTTTTCAGTTGACCGAAAATTTTCAACTGATCATGAATCCGGATCGACTTTTCGACCTCCCGAAACTGTCTCTGGATCCCCGCTATTACGGGAAAATCGATGACCTGAATGCCCGATTTCAATTTTCAACGCCTTCACTCATAGAATGTGAATCATTGTCAATTAAAGGAGATGTGTTTTTTGAAGATCAGGTTTCCATCAAAGGACGTGTCCGGATTAAAAACACGAAAAATACTGCCGGAGTCGTTAAAGAAGGAACCATCATTGATCATGACATGATATTCTGA
- a CDS encoding branched-chain amino acid aminotransferase, with amino-acid sequence MQINITKAQQLKPLPDDSGLGFGTLFTDYMLNMDYDPENRWHNPRIEPYGPIQMDPSTMVLHYGQAIFEGLKAFRTESGDIRLFRPKDNIRRFNESARALCIPELDEQFVLKAIKELIRLEQHWVPKAAGTSLYIRPTVIAMDPFLGVRASSTYRFFTILSPVGAYYPEGFNPVSIWVTRDHVRAVRGGLGEAKTPANYAASLYAGEEAHKNGYTQVLWLDGIEQKYIEEVGSMNIFFVINNEVITPMLNGSILPGITRDSVLQLARNWNLNVSERKISIDEVMEANDRGTLQEIFGSGTAAVISPVGELKYGDRVIRVADGNVGPLAQKFFTAITDIQYGRSEDTAGWIEPV; translated from the coding sequence ATGCAGATTAATATTACAAAAGCACAGCAGTTAAAACCACTGCCGGATGATTCCGGGCTCGGATTTGGAACCCTCTTTACAGATTATATGCTGAATATGGATTATGATCCTGAAAACAGGTGGCATAATCCCCGAATCGAGCCGTATGGCCCTATCCAAATGGATCCGTCCACCATGGTTCTTCATTATGGGCAGGCCATATTTGAGGGGCTCAAAGCGTTCAGGACAGAATCCGGAGACATTCGTCTGTTCAGGCCCAAAGACAATATCAGACGGTTCAATGAGTCCGCCCGGGCCCTGTGCATCCCTGAACTGGACGAACAATTTGTCCTGAAAGCAATAAAAGAACTGATTCGTCTTGAACAGCACTGGGTTCCTAAAGCAGCCGGAACCTCTCTGTACATCCGGCCCACCGTTATCGCCATGGATCCGTTTCTGGGGGTAAGGGCATCAAGCACCTACCGGTTTTTTACGATTCTTTCTCCGGTCGGTGCCTATTATCCGGAAGGATTCAATCCGGTCAGTATCTGGGTCACCCGTGATCATGTTCGCGCGGTCAGAGGCGGTCTCGGTGAAGCCAAAACCCCGGCCAACTATGCAGCGAGTCTGTACGCTGGTGAAGAAGCCCATAAAAACGGCTATACACAGGTCCTGTGGCTGGATGGGATAGAGCAGAAATACATCGAAGAAGTCGGCTCCATGAACATTTTTTTTGTCATCAACAATGAAGTAATCACCCCCATGCTCAACGGAAGCATTCTTCCGGGCATTACCCGGGATTCTGTTCTTCAGCTGGCCAGAAATTGGAATCTGAACGTCTCCGAGCGAAAAATCAGCATTGACGAGGTCATGGAGGCCAATGACAGGGGAACGCTGCAGGAAATTTTCGGCTCCGGTACCGCGGCGGTCATTTCACCGGTTGGCGAACTCAAATACGGGGACAGGGTGATCCGCGTGGCCGATGGGAACGTTGGACCACTGGCTCAAAAATTCTTTACGGCCATCACGGATATTCAATACGGCAGATCCGAAGATACAGCGGGCTGGATTGAGCCGGTATAA
- the dapA gene encoding 4-hydroxy-tetrahydrodipicolinate synthase: MITGCFTALISPFRNDAVDYEGLEKIVDFQIQNGINGILAVGTTGESPALSWQEHNTIVEHIANQCRNQCICIAGTGSNNTKECLEATKHAQKAGANAVLLVDPYYNGPSSLEIRREYIAPVASAFPDIDIIPYIIPGRTGTKLLPEDLAILHEEYENVQTVKEATGDTANVKRIRELCGPDFSILSGDDALTFDMMTNSVIRCSGIISVVSNIAPKAVAEMVELIQMNQLAEAREISDALMPLFNLVTFTTTEKTPFGNVVCRARNPLGIKVLVSLLGMPAGRCRRPLGKVTQNAMAIILETVRSVNRTHPEILKPAADYFDIDIEERLYHQSNLEGLCYETY; encoded by the coding sequence ATGATCACAGGATGTTTCACCGCACTGATTTCTCCTTTCAGAAATGATGCCGTTGATTATGAGGGACTGGAAAAAATAGTGGATTTTCAGATTCAAAACGGCATCAATGGAATTCTTGCCGTAGGAACTACCGGCGAAAGCCCCGCATTGTCATGGCAGGAACACAATACCATTGTTGAACATATTGCAAACCAGTGCCGGAACCAGTGCATCTGTATTGCGGGTACCGGAAGCAACAATACAAAAGAGTGCCTTGAAGCAACCAAACATGCGCAAAAGGCCGGGGCAAACGCCGTATTATTGGTGGACCCGTATTACAACGGACCGAGTTCTCTGGAAATCCGACGGGAATATATTGCCCCGGTTGCATCGGCATTTCCGGATATAGACATCATACCGTATATTATTCCGGGCCGAACCGGAACAAAGCTGCTTCCCGAAGATCTGGCGATTTTACATGAAGAATATGAAAACGTACAAACCGTCAAAGAAGCGACCGGGGATACGGCGAACGTGAAACGAATCCGTGAACTGTGCGGGCCGGATTTTTCCATACTTTCCGGTGATGACGCGCTGACATTCGATATGATGACAAATTCTGTTATCCGTTGCTCCGGGATCATCTCCGTAGTATCCAATATCGCACCCAAAGCGGTAGCCGAGATGGTTGAATTGATCCAGATGAATCAGCTCGCCGAAGCCAGGGAAATATCAGACGCACTGATGCCGCTATTTAATCTGGTGACTTTCACGACCACGGAAAAAACGCCATTTGGCAATGTGGTATGCCGGGCCAGAAATCCATTGGGTATTAAAGTGCTCGTTTCACTTCTGGGAATGCCGGCAGGAAGATGTAGAAGGCCTCTTGGAAAAGTCACTCAAAATGCCATGGCAATCATCCTGGAAACCGTTCGATCCGTAAATCGGACTCATCCCGAGATCCTGAAACCCGCTGCAGACTATTTCGATATCGATATTGAAGAACGCCTCTATCACCAGTCAAACCTAGAAGGGTTGTGTTATGAAACGTATTGA
- a CDS encoding cytochrome c3 family protein, with product MRKKGLSLVMALAGFFFLFGATVYAADCPAGIKMDNKAYAAHKKGIVDFSHQKHYTDYKIGCGECHHDATGKPLATLKEGDAVQGCIECHKKPAKAKAKKGEKLTMAQKMEYHADAVHENCISCHKDFNKKNNTKAAPATCAKCHPKVN from the coding sequence ATGAGAAAAAAAGGGTTATCACTAGTCATGGCTCTGGCCGGATTTTTCTTTCTGTTCGGCGCAACCGTATATGCTGCAGATTGTCCTGCCGGTATTAAAATGGACAACAAGGCTTATGCCGCTCATAAAAAAGGCATCGTCGATTTTTCCCATCAGAAACACTACACCGATTATAAAATCGGCTGCGGCGAATGTCACCACGATGCCACCGGAAAACCGCTGGCAACCCTGAAAGAAGGTGATGCGGTTCAGGGCTGTATCGAATGCCACAAAAAACCCGCCAAGGCAAAAGCCAAAAAGGGTGAAAAACTGACCATGGCGCAGAAGATGGAGTACCATGCGGACGCCGTTCATGAAAACTGCATCAGCTGCCACAAAGACTTCAACAAAAAGAATAACACGAAAGCCGCACCGGCCACCTGTGCAAAGTGCCATCCCAAAGTCAATTAA
- the tatC gene encoding twin-arginine translocase subunit TatC → MNDAEKLPFTSHLDELRHRLIVSFIAVGVGFALSYGFKEKLFEILTHPLVSVMKTGDTLIFTGLPEAFFTYLKVSFLSGLMLAAPVILYQFWMFIAPGLYKKERSVLYPIVILSSFFFIGGALFGYFIVFPFGFEFFLSFSTEFIKPMPSMKEYLSFSSKLLIAFGVVFEMPLVITFLARLGLVSVDFLKKQRKYAILLFFIGAALLTPPDVVTQILMALPLMLLYEISIIGAKIFSKKSKSSSDNEA, encoded by the coding sequence ATGAATGATGCTGAAAAACTTCCGTTTACCTCTCATCTTGATGAACTTCGCCATCGATTGATTGTCAGTTTCATCGCTGTCGGTGTCGGTTTTGCTCTTTCGTACGGTTTCAAGGAAAAGCTGTTTGAAATTTTAACGCATCCGCTGGTATCGGTCATGAAAACCGGTGATACGCTTATTTTCACAGGCCTCCCCGAGGCCTTCTTTACCTACCTGAAGGTATCGTTTCTTTCCGGACTCATGCTGGCCGCGCCAGTTATCCTTTACCAGTTCTGGATGTTTATCGCTCCGGGCCTGTATAAAAAAGAACGAAGCGTGCTGTACCCGATTGTCATTCTGTCTTCTTTTTTCTTTATTGGCGGAGCCCTGTTCGGTTATTTTATCGTTTTTCCCTTTGGGTTTGAGTTTTTTTTAAGTTTTTCAACCGAATTTATCAAACCCATGCCGTCAATGAAAGAATATCTCTCTTTTTCTTCAAAATTACTCATAGCATTTGGAGTCGTATTTGAAATGCCTCTGGTGATAACTTTTTTAGCCAGACTGGGCCTTGTCAGCGTCGATTTTTTGAAAAAGCAGAGAAAATATGCCATTTTACTGTTCTTCATCGGGGCAGCCCTGTTAACCCCGCCGGACGTGGTTACGCAGATCCTGATGGCGCTTCCGTTAATGCTGCTGTATGAAATAAGTATTATCGGAGCTAAAATTTTCTCAAAAAAAAGTAAGTCTTCTTCCGACAACGAAGCATGA